The Streptomyces sp. NBC_01689 genome includes a window with the following:
- a CDS encoding response regulator yields MKAIRLLLVDDDPLVRAGLSLMMGGADDIEIVGEAADGSEVEALVDRTRPDVVLMDIRMPTLDGLAATERLRGRRDAPQVVLLTTFHADEQVLRALRAGAAGFVLKDTPPADIVDAVRRVAAGDPVLSPTVTRRLMERAAGDPADTRRATARERIAVLNDREREVAVTVGRGASNAAIAAELYMSVATVKTHVSRILAKLGLDNRVQIALLAYDAGLLEEDGH; encoded by the coding sequence ATGAAAGCGATCCGACTGCTCCTGGTCGACGACGATCCCCTGGTGAGGGCCGGCCTGTCCCTCATGATGGGCGGCGCCGACGACATCGAGATCGTCGGCGAGGCCGCCGACGGCAGCGAGGTCGAGGCGCTCGTCGACCGCACCCGCCCGGACGTCGTCCTGATGGACATCCGGATGCCGACCCTCGACGGCCTCGCGGCGACCGAGCGGCTGCGCGGCCGTCGGGACGCCCCGCAGGTCGTGCTCCTCACCACCTTCCACGCCGACGAACAGGTCCTGCGGGCACTGCGCGCAGGCGCCGCCGGATTCGTCCTCAAGGACACCCCGCCCGCCGACATCGTCGACGCGGTACGCCGGGTCGCGGCCGGCGATCCGGTGCTGTCGCCCACCGTCACCCGCCGGCTGATGGAGCGGGCGGCCGGCGACCCCGCCGACACCCGCCGCGCCACGGCCCGTGAGCGGATCGCCGTCCTCAACGACCGCGAACGCGAGGTCGCCGTCACCGTCGGCCGGGGCGCCTCCAACGCGGCGATCGCCGCCGAGCTGTACATGAGCGTCGCCACCGTCAAGACGCACGTCTCCCGCATCCTCGCCAAGCTCGGACTCGACAACCGTGTCCAGATCGCCCTGCTGGCGTACGACGCCGGACTGCTGGAGGAGGACGGGCACTGA
- a CDS encoding DMT family transporter, with protein sequence MSTIAVPGTLAPRRAWRTDLPLLLVAAVWGASYLAAKDVTTARTVLAVLVLRFAVALPVLVVAGRRSLRALSAAQWRGAATLGLILSGIFLLETYGVVHTSATNAGLVISLTMIFTPLAEAAVTRVRPARSFLAAAGISVLGVVLLTQSGGFTRPSPGDLLMLLAAVARTVHVLVMSRGKAVRGAGALPLTTVQLGTAVVVFALLSTGTGTTPWGTAAGFGRREWAGLLFLAVFCTLLAFFVQMWAVRRSSPSRVGLLLGTEPLWAAATGIVLGGERLGAAGLLGGALVVVGTVWGRRAAG encoded by the coding sequence ATGTCGACGATCGCCGTACCCGGTACCCTCGCCCCCCGACGCGCGTGGCGCACCGACCTGCCGCTGCTGCTCGTCGCGGCGGTGTGGGGAGCCAGCTACCTCGCGGCCAAGGACGTCACCACCGCGCGGACCGTGCTCGCCGTGCTGGTGCTGCGCTTCGCGGTCGCGCTGCCGGTGCTGGTGGTGGCCGGCCGGCGCTCCCTGCGCGCGCTGAGCGCGGCCCAGTGGCGCGGGGCCGCGACGCTCGGCCTCATCCTGAGCGGGATCTTCCTCCTGGAGACCTACGGCGTCGTGCACACCTCGGCGACCAACGCGGGCCTCGTCATCAGCCTCACCATGATCTTCACCCCGCTCGCCGAGGCGGCCGTGACCCGGGTCCGGCCCGCCCGCTCCTTCCTCGCCGCGGCGGGGATCTCCGTACTCGGCGTGGTGCTGCTGACCCAGAGCGGTGGCTTCACCCGTCCCTCGCCGGGTGATCTGCTGATGCTGCTCGCCGCCGTCGCCCGGACCGTCCACGTCCTCGTGATGTCCCGCGGCAAGGCGGTCCGGGGCGCCGGCGCGCTGCCGCTGACCACGGTGCAACTGGGCACCGCGGTGGTCGTGTTCGCACTGCTGTCGACCGGAACCGGCACCACGCCCTGGGGCACGGCCGCGGGCTTCGGGCGACGGGAGTGGGCCGGGCTGCTGTTCCTCGCCGTGTTCTGCACGCTCTTGGCCTTCTTCGTGCAGATGTGGGCCGTGCGCCGGAGCTCGCCGTCCCGGGTCGGCCTGTTGCTCGGCACCGAGCCGCTCTGGGCGGCCGCCACGGGCATCGTGCTCGGCGGCGAACGGCTGGGCGCGGCGGGGCTGCTGGGCGGCGCGCTCGTGGTCGTGGGGACCGTGTGGGGACGCCGGGCGGCAGGTTAA
- a CDS encoding Gfo/Idh/MocA family protein — protein MRIGLIGTGRIGTFHATALDRHRDVGSLIVTDADPARAHELADRLGATAAPSVDEIFTWGVDAVVITAATSAHAELIGRAARSGLPVFCEKPIALDLPGTLAALAEVEAAGTVLQLGFQRRFDAGYTAAREAVRSGRLGRLHTVRAMTSDQSPPPAAYLPLSGGLYRDCLVHDFDMLRWVTGHEVVEVYAMGSDAGPAMFREARDIDTAAAVLTLDDGTLATATSTRMNGAGYDVRMELAGDLDQIGVGLDDRTPIASTEPAGPPPADKPWTGFLERFGPAYEAELAAFVEVVRGERANPCDGREALHALRIAEACELSRLERRPVRLAEIPAGQD, from the coding sequence ATGCGCATCGGACTCATCGGAACGGGTCGTATCGGCACATTTCACGCGACCGCTCTTGATCGCCACCGGGACGTCGGCTCCCTCATCGTCACGGACGCGGACCCCGCGCGGGCCCATGAACTCGCGGACCGTCTCGGGGCCACCGCGGCACCCTCCGTGGACGAGATCTTCACCTGGGGCGTGGACGCCGTGGTCATCACCGCGGCCACCTCCGCCCACGCGGAACTGATCGGCCGGGCGGCGCGCTCCGGGCTCCCGGTGTTCTGCGAGAAGCCCATCGCCCTCGACCTGCCGGGCACGCTCGCCGCGCTCGCCGAGGTCGAGGCGGCCGGGACGGTCCTGCAACTGGGCTTCCAGCGCCGCTTCGACGCGGGGTACACGGCCGCCCGCGAGGCGGTGCGGTCGGGGCGGCTCGGCCGGCTGCACACCGTCCGCGCGATGACCTCCGACCAGTCGCCGCCGCCGGCCGCCTATCTGCCGCTGTCCGGCGGTCTCTACCGGGACTGCCTGGTCCACGACTTCGACATGCTGCGCTGGGTGACGGGGCACGAGGTCGTCGAGGTGTACGCGATGGGCTCCGACGCCGGACCCGCCATGTTCCGCGAGGCGCGGGACATCGACACCGCCGCGGCCGTCCTCACCCTCGACGACGGCACCCTCGCCACGGCGACCTCGACCCGGATGAACGGCGCAGGCTACGACGTCCGCATGGAACTGGCGGGCGACCTGGACCAGATCGGCGTCGGCCTGGACGACCGTACGCCGATCGCCTCCACCGAACCGGCCGGGCCGCCGCCCGCCGACAAGCCGTGGACCGGCTTCCTGGAGCGCTTCGGCCCCGCCTACGAAGCCGAACTCGCCGCGTTCGTCGAGGTCGTCCGAGGCGAACGCGCCAACCCGTGCGACGGCCGCGAGGCCCTGCACGCCCTGCGGATCGCGGAGGCCTGCGAGCTGTCGCGGCTGGAGCGGCGCCCGGTACGACTGGCGGAGATCCCCGCCGGGCAGGACTGA
- a CDS encoding ribonuclease domain-containing protein, whose product MRFPPRITRTGSLVALLSALLIGGTAVAPADAAATAVGSVCYGGLPAQAHDTLDLIAAGGPFPYAQDGVVFQNREGVLPGQSTGYYHEYTVITPGSPTRGAKRIVTGRKTREDYYTSDHYVTFKLINFNC is encoded by the coding sequence ATGAGATTCCCCCCACGAATCACTCGCACCGGATCCCTCGTCGCCCTCCTGTCCGCGCTGCTCATCGGCGGGACCGCGGTCGCCCCCGCGGATGCCGCGGCGACCGCCGTGGGCAGCGTCTGCTACGGCGGTCTGCCCGCGCAGGCCCACGACACGCTGGACCTGATCGCCGCCGGAGGCCCCTTCCCCTACGCGCAGGACGGGGTCGTCTTCCAGAACCGAGAGGGCGTCCTGCCCGGCCAGTCCACCGGCTACTACCACGAGTACACCGTCATCACGCCGGGCTCCCCGACGCGCGGCGCCAAGCGCATCGTCACCGGCAGGAAGACGCGCGAGGACTACTACACCTCCGACCACTACGTCACGTTCAAGCTGATCAACTTCAACTGCTGA
- a CDS encoding cytochrome P450 family protein, with amino-acid sequence MIDLGEYGARFMKDPYPVYARLRERGPVHWVRMPAPGAYECWLVVGYEEARAALADPRLSKDSTKTGLTSLEDELMGRHVLVTDPPEHTRLRSLVAGAFTMRRVAALRRRVQQITDELLDAMLPAGRADLVDSFAYPLPITVICELLGVPDIDRAAFRRMSNEIVTPADGVGELAAVKELAAYLDELIEDKRCTAPAGDLLGDLIRTRAEDGDRLSRGELRGMAFILLVAGHETTVNLITNGVHTLLTHPAQLAALRSDMTLLDGAVEEVLRFEGPVETATYRYAAEPMEIGGRAIAVGDPVMIGLDAADRDPAYCPAPHTFDIRRAPRGHLAFGHGVHYCLGAPLARLEAQIALGSLLERCPDLALDGPPGEPLPGMLMRGVRALPVRW; translated from the coding sequence ATGATCGACCTGGGTGAGTACGGCGCACGGTTCATGAAGGACCCCTATCCGGTGTACGCGCGGCTGCGCGAACGGGGTCCCGTCCACTGGGTGCGCATGCCGGCGCCGGGCGCCTACGAATGCTGGCTCGTCGTGGGGTACGAGGAGGCGCGGGCCGCCCTCGCCGACCCGAGACTCTCCAAGGACAGCACCAAGACGGGGCTGACCTCGCTGGAGGACGAGCTGATGGGCCGCCATGTGCTCGTCACCGATCCGCCCGAGCACACCCGGCTGCGCTCCCTCGTCGCGGGCGCCTTCACCATGCGCCGGGTGGCGGCGCTGCGCCGCCGTGTCCAGCAGATCACCGACGAGCTGCTGGACGCGATGCTGCCGGCCGGACGCGCGGACCTCGTGGACTCCTTCGCCTATCCGCTGCCGATCACCGTCATCTGCGAACTGCTCGGGGTGCCCGACATCGACCGGGCCGCGTTCCGCAGGATGTCGAACGAGATCGTGACACCGGCGGACGGCGTCGGCGAGCTGGCCGCCGTGAAGGAACTGGCCGCGTATCTGGACGAGTTGATCGAGGACAAGCGCTGTACGGCTCCGGCGGGCGATCTGCTCGGCGACCTCATCCGCACCAGGGCCGAGGACGGCGACCGGCTCTCCCGCGGAGAGCTGCGCGGGATGGCGTTCATCCTGCTGGTCGCGGGCCACGAGACCACGGTCAACCTGATCACCAACGGGGTGCACACCCTGCTCACCCACCCGGCCCAACTCGCCGCGCTGCGCTCCGACATGACCCTGCTGGACGGGGCGGTGGAGGAGGTGCTGCGCTTCGAGGGACCGGTCGAGACGGCCACGTACCGGTACGCGGCGGAGCCCATGGAGATCGGCGGCCGGGCCATCGCGGTGGGCGATCCGGTGATGATCGGGCTCGACGCCGCCGACCGTGACCCGGCGTACTGCCCCGCCCCGCACACCTTCGACATCCGCCGGGCCCCGCGCGGCCATCTCGCCTTCGGACACGGCGTCCACTACTGCCTCGGCGCGCCCCTGGCCCGGCTGGAGGCGCAGATCGCGCTGGGCTCGCTGCTGGAGCGCTGCCCGGATCTCGCTCTCGACGGACCTCCTGGCGAGCCGCTGCCGGGGATGCTCATGCGTGGTGTGCGCGCTCTGCCGGTGCGGTGGTGA
- a CDS encoding aldo/keto reductase has product MRYRLLGRTGLRVSQLFLGAMTFGEQDGVGAPKEECARILDAYAEAGGNVVDTAVNYRGGASEEIVGELLRGRRDRFVLSTKYTVSRDGTDPNAAGNHRKNLALSLETSLRRLETDYIDIYWVHIWDRNTPVEETMRALDDAVRSGKVLYVGISDAPAWVVSRANTLAEWRGWSPFAALQVPYSLLSRDAERELLPMAEAFGMSVAAWSPLQNGVLSGKYTRPGGVVPGTATRLSPEAIGELERTVAEAVRTAADELGASAAQVAIAWTMARSPAVHPLVGARHVGQLVDNLGAAELTLPADLMADLEEATGFRTGFPTDFIHETSPWVYGTAGHRVIPRPH; this is encoded by the coding sequence TTGCGCTACCGGCTCTTGGGCCGCACCGGCCTCCGTGTCTCCCAACTGTTCCTCGGCGCCATGACGTTCGGGGAACAGGACGGGGTGGGCGCGCCGAAGGAGGAGTGCGCGCGGATCCTCGACGCCTACGCGGAGGCGGGCGGCAACGTGGTCGACACCGCCGTCAACTACCGGGGCGGGGCCAGCGAGGAGATCGTGGGCGAGCTGCTGAGGGGGCGGCGCGACCGGTTCGTGCTGTCCACCAAGTACACCGTCTCCCGTGACGGCACCGACCCGAACGCCGCCGGGAACCACCGCAAGAACCTCGCGCTCTCCCTGGAGACGAGCCTGCGGCGGCTGGAAACCGACTACATCGACATCTACTGGGTGCACATCTGGGACCGGAACACCCCGGTCGAGGAGACGATGCGCGCGCTCGACGACGCCGTACGGTCCGGAAAGGTCCTGTACGTGGGCATCTCGGACGCCCCCGCCTGGGTGGTGTCACGGGCCAACACGCTGGCCGAGTGGCGGGGTTGGTCGCCGTTCGCCGCGCTCCAGGTGCCGTACAGCCTGCTGAGCCGGGACGCCGAGCGTGAACTCCTGCCGATGGCCGAGGCGTTCGGCATGTCGGTCGCGGCGTGGAGTCCGCTCCAGAACGGCGTCCTGTCCGGCAAGTACACCCGGCCGGGCGGTGTCGTCCCGGGGACGGCGACCCGGCTCTCCCCGGAGGCGATCGGGGAGTTGGAGCGCACCGTGGCGGAGGCCGTCCGGACGGCGGCCGACGAACTCGGCGCCTCCGCAGCGCAGGTCGCCATCGCCTGGACCATGGCCCGCTCCCCCGCCGTCCACCCCCTCGTGGGCGCCCGCCACGTCGGCCAGCTCGTCGACAACCTCGGCGCGGCCGAACTGACCCTCCCCGCGGACCTGATGGCCGACCTGGAGGAAGCCACCGGCTTCCGCACCGGCTTCCCCACCGACTTCATCCACGAGACATCCCCATGGGTCTACGGAACCGCAGGCCACCGAGTGATCCCCCGCCCCCACTGA
- the alc gene encoding allantoicase yields MTAIPRFTGDANPYGGGDPYADYRTAEFPFAQDADLADRRLGAGVVAANDEFFAERENLLVPGRAEFDPEHFGHKGKIMDGWETRRRRGASGDHPWPAAEDHDWALVRLGAPGVISGIVVDTAHFRGNYPQAVSVEGASVPGSPSPRELLADDVKWTTLVPRTAVGGHAANGFAVDLGQRFTHLRVNQHPDGGIARLRVHGEVVPDPAWLAALGTFDVVALENGGRAEDASDRFYSPAANTIRPGRSRKMDDGWETRRRRDTGHDWIRYRLAARAEIRALEIDTAYLKGNSAGWASVSVRDGEDGAWTEILPRTRLQPDTDHRFTLAEPAVGTHARVDIFPDGGISRLRLFGSLTRDGAAALEARYRVLGG; encoded by the coding sequence GTGACGGCGATTCCCCGCTTCACCGGCGACGCGAACCCCTACGGCGGCGGCGACCCGTACGCCGACTACCGCACCGCCGAGTTCCCGTTCGCGCAGGACGCCGACCTTGCGGACCGGCGGCTCGGCGCGGGTGTCGTCGCCGCCAACGACGAGTTCTTCGCCGAGCGGGAGAACCTCCTCGTGCCCGGGCGCGCCGAGTTCGACCCGGAGCACTTCGGGCACAAGGGCAAGATCATGGACGGCTGGGAGACCCGCCGCAGGCGCGGGGCCTCGGGCGACCACCCGTGGCCCGCGGCCGAGGACCACGACTGGGCGCTGGTCCGCCTCGGCGCGCCCGGCGTGATCAGCGGCATCGTCGTCGACACGGCCCACTTCCGGGGCAACTACCCGCAGGCGGTGTCGGTCGAGGGCGCGTCGGTGCCCGGCTCCCCGTCTCCCCGGGAACTGCTGGCGGACGACGTGAAGTGGACGACCCTGGTCCCGCGCACGGCGGTCGGCGGTCACGCCGCGAACGGATTCGCCGTCGACCTCGGACAGCGCTTCACGCACCTGCGGGTCAACCAGCACCCCGACGGCGGCATCGCCCGCCTGCGCGTCCACGGCGAGGTCGTCCCCGACCCGGCGTGGCTCGCCGCGCTCGGCACCTTCGACGTCGTCGCCCTGGAGAACGGCGGCCGGGCCGAGGACGCCTCCGACCGCTTCTACTCGCCCGCCGCCAACACCATCCGGCCGGGGCGCTCCCGCAAGATGGACGACGGCTGGGAGACGCGCCGCCGCCGCGACACCGGCCACGACTGGATCCGCTACCGGCTCGCCGCCCGGGCCGAGATCCGCGCCCTGGAGATCGACACGGCCTACCTGAAGGGCAACAGCGCGGGCTGGGCCTCCGTCTCCGTCCGGGACGGCGAGGACGGCGCGTGGACGGAGATCCTCCCCCGTACCCGGCTCCAGCCCGACACCGACCACCGCTTCACGCTCGCCGAGCCCGCCGTGGGCACGCACGCGCGCGTGGACATCTTCCCGGACGGCGGCATCTCCCGGCTGCGGCTGTTCGGCTCGCTGACGCGGGACGGAGCGGCGGCCCTGGAGGCCAGGTACCGGGTGCTCGGCGGCTGA
- the allB gene encoding allantoinase AllB, with protein sequence MLRSTRVITPEGTRAASVAVAGGRITAVLPHDAEVPPGVRLEDFGDDVLLPGLVDTHVHVNDPGRTEWEGFWTATRAAAAGGITTIVDMPLNSLPPTTTVGHLRTKQDAARAKAHVDVGFWGGALPDNVKDLRPLHDAGVFGFKAFLSPSGVDEFPELDQDRLARSLAEISGFGGLLIVHAEDPHHLDAAPHRAGRRYADFLASRPRDAENTAIENLIAQARRLDARVHVLHLSSSDALPLIAAAKADGVRLTVETCPHYLTLTAEEVPDGASEFKCCPPIREAANQDLLWQALADGTIDCVVTDHSPSTADLKTDDFATAWGGISGLQLSLSAVWTEARGRGHGLEDVVRWMSTRTAGLVGLDHRKGAVRAGLDADFAVFAPDETFTVDPAALHHRNRVTAYAGKTLSGVVKSTWLRGERVLSEGRFTEPAGVLLSRNA encoded by the coding sequence ATGCTGCGTTCGACGCGTGTCATCACTCCCGAGGGGACACGCGCCGCCTCGGTCGCGGTCGCCGGCGGCAGGATCACGGCCGTGCTCCCGCACGACGCCGAGGTGCCGCCCGGCGTCCGCCTGGAGGACTTCGGCGACGACGTCCTGCTCCCCGGCCTCGTCGACACGCACGTGCACGTCAACGACCCGGGCCGTACGGAGTGGGAGGGGTTCTGGACGGCGACGCGCGCCGCCGCGGCCGGTGGCATCACCACGATCGTCGACATGCCGCTCAACTCCCTCCCGCCGACGACGACGGTCGGCCACCTCCGTACGAAGCAGGACGCCGCCCGCGCAAAGGCCCACGTCGACGTCGGTTTCTGGGGCGGCGCCCTGCCCGACAACGTCAAGGACCTGCGCCCCCTGCACGACGCCGGTGTGTTCGGCTTCAAGGCCTTCCTGTCGCCGTCCGGGGTGGACGAGTTCCCGGAGCTCGACCAGGACAGGCTCGCCCGGTCCCTGGCCGAGATCTCCGGTTTCGGTGGTCTGCTGATCGTGCACGCGGAGGACCCGCACCACCTGGACGCCGCCCCTCACCGGGCCGGCCGGCGGTACGCGGACTTCCTCGCCTCACGCCCGCGGGACGCCGAGAACACCGCCATCGAGAACCTGATCGCGCAGGCCCGGCGGCTCGACGCGCGCGTGCACGTCCTGCACCTGTCGTCGTCCGACGCGCTGCCGCTGATCGCCGCGGCGAAGGCCGACGGTGTCCGGCTCACCGTGGAGACCTGTCCGCACTACCTCACCCTCACCGCCGAAGAAGTCCCGGACGGCGCCTCGGAGTTCAAGTGCTGCCCGCCCATCCGCGAGGCGGCCAACCAGGACCTCCTGTGGCAGGCGCTGGCCGACGGCACGATCGACTGCGTCGTCACCGACCACTCGCCGTCGACGGCCGACCTGAAGACGGACGACTTCGCGACCGCCTGGGGCGGCATCTCGGGCCTCCAGCTGAGCCTGTCGGCCGTCTGGACCGAGGCGCGCGGACGGGGGCACGGCCTGGAGGACGTCGTCCGCTGGATGTCCACCCGTACCGCGGGGCTGGTCGGCCTCGACCACCGCAAGGGGGCCGTCCGGGCGGGCCTCGACGCCGACTTCGCCGTCTTCGCGCCCGACGAGACGTTCACCGTCGACCCCGCCGCCCTGCACCACCGCAACCGGGTCACGGCCTACGCGGGCAAGACCCTCAGCGGGGTGGTGAAGTCGACCTGGCTGCGCGGCGAACGCGTGCTGTCCGAGGGCCGGTTCACCGAGCCGGCCGGTGTGCTCCTGTCCCGGAACGCCTAG
- a CDS encoding sensor histidine kinase, with translation MSTVTADHPPHLPGNLSAPGLPASPALLLPGRRWLLPSAVAAELDPAQTGRNGRPRRTVRDWIVDFGWFLLAVGIGALAADTLTGDPDIPHGLAVADQWIGGLACGAVWLRRRWPLGLAVAMIPVGMISNTAGGAGLVALFTLAVHRPFPYVAWVAGSQLALLPAYFWLRPDPDLPYLAAVLVTALLTATVVGWGMFVRSKRQLMLSLRDRARRAETEAALRAEQAQRLAREAIAREMHDVLAHRLTLLSVHAGALEFRPDAPRAEVARAAGVIRESAHEALQDLREIIGVLRAGDADDAGRPQPTLAALDALVAESRDAGMKVVLDQVVADPAGVPASVGRTAYRIAQEGLTNARKHAPGAEVSVWVSGGSGDGLTVSVRNPAPSGEVPHVPGSGQGLIGLTERAALAGGRLTHGVEGDGGFEVRAWLPWGG, from the coding sequence TTGTCGACCGTGACTGCCGACCATCCGCCGCACCTGCCGGGGAACCTGTCCGCGCCGGGTCTGCCGGCGTCCCCCGCGCTGCTCCTGCCCGGACGGCGCTGGCTGCTGCCCTCGGCCGTGGCCGCCGAGCTCGACCCGGCACAGACCGGGAGGAACGGGCGGCCCCGGCGCACCGTGCGCGACTGGATCGTCGACTTCGGATGGTTCCTGCTGGCCGTCGGCATCGGCGCGCTCGCCGCGGACACGCTGACGGGCGACCCGGACATCCCGCACGGCCTGGCCGTCGCCGACCAGTGGATCGGCGGGCTCGCCTGCGGGGCGGTCTGGCTGCGACGGCGCTGGCCGCTGGGGCTGGCGGTGGCGATGATCCCCGTCGGAATGATCTCGAACACCGCGGGCGGCGCCGGGCTCGTCGCCCTCTTCACCCTCGCCGTGCACCGGCCCTTCCCGTACGTGGCCTGGGTCGCCGGCAGCCAGCTCGCCCTGCTGCCCGCCTATTTCTGGCTGCGCCCCGACCCGGATCTGCCGTACCTCGCCGCCGTGCTGGTCACCGCGCTGCTGACCGCCACGGTGGTCGGCTGGGGCATGTTCGTACGGTCCAAACGACAGCTCATGCTGAGCCTGCGGGATCGCGCGCGGCGGGCCGAGACGGAGGCCGCGCTGCGGGCCGAGCAGGCGCAGCGGCTGGCCCGGGAGGCCATCGCGCGCGAGATGCACGACGTACTGGCCCACCGGCTGACGCTGCTGAGCGTGCACGCGGGGGCGCTGGAGTTCCGGCCGGACGCGCCCCGCGCGGAGGTCGCGCGGGCCGCCGGGGTGATCCGGGAGAGCGCGCACGAGGCGTTGCAGGACCTGCGGGAGATCATCGGCGTGCTGCGGGCGGGCGACGCCGACGACGCGGGGCGGCCGCAGCCGACGCTCGCGGCGCTCGACGCGCTGGTCGCGGAGTCGCGGGACGCGGGCATGAAGGTGGTTCTCGACCAGGTGGTCGCCGACCCGGCGGGTGTGCCCGCGTCGGTGGGGCGCACCGCCTATCGCATCGCCCAGGAGGGGCTGACCAACGCGCGCAAGCACGCGCCGGGCGCCGAGGTCTCCGTCTGGGTCTCGGGCGGCTCCGGGGACGGTCTGACCGTGTCCGTGCGCAATCCGGCGCCGTCGGGGGAGGTGCCGCACGTGCCGGGGTCCGGACAGGGGCTGATCGGGCTGACCGAGCGGGCCGCGCTCGCGGGCGGGCGGTTGACGCACGGGGTGGAGGGGGACGGGGGGTTCGAGGTGCGGGCGTGGTTGCCGTGGGGTGGGTGA
- a CDS encoding magnesium transporter CorA family protein, translated as MIVSVVSMPEGVVVRTDLRGARERLSASGFVIVDIDLGEEPPPDGGPLSQRLGLDDEIWEWLGQRREHARAEFHEGAVAGIVPVVCGDRIAYVQIHGDEDHVITVHHGSMELIDTFVARLRHERPADSVTALYLILQGVLESFRRAVTQAHLEVEDLEEAMFEERQPRQAQALARLRRRAARLHRAFLPYASVVQEVLVRRRMTAHGVPEERRAMNSLHEHTVQLVLLEIESLRDATRRAAGSYSSIVADQQNLVINRLTIVSMIFLPLSFLTGFFGMNFTFLTKRLDTEDSFLALGLGLQAVSVVAALYYVLYRTHWRQLKDSRPHDTADDQL; from the coding sequence ATGATCGTATCGGTGGTGTCGATGCCGGAGGGTGTCGTCGTGCGCACGGATCTGCGCGGGGCCCGCGAACGTCTGAGCGCCTCGGGTTTCGTGATCGTGGACATCGACCTGGGCGAGGAGCCCCCGCCCGACGGCGGGCCGCTGTCGCAACGGCTCGGGCTGGACGACGAGATCTGGGAGTGGCTCGGCCAACGGCGGGAGCACGCCCGCGCCGAGTTCCACGAGGGAGCGGTCGCGGGCATCGTTCCCGTGGTCTGCGGCGACCGCATCGCCTATGTGCAGATCCACGGGGACGAGGACCACGTCATCACGGTCCACCACGGCTCCATGGAACTGATCGACACGTTCGTCGCACGGCTGCGGCACGAGCGGCCCGCCGACTCGGTCACCGCGCTCTATCTGATCCTGCAGGGCGTCCTGGAGAGCTTTCGCCGGGCCGTCACGCAGGCCCATCTGGAGGTCGAGGACCTGGAGGAGGCGATGTTCGAGGAGCGGCAGCCGCGGCAGGCGCAGGCGCTGGCCCGGCTGCGGCGGCGCGCGGCCCGGCTGCATCGCGCGTTCCTGCCGTACGCGTCGGTGGTCCAGGAGGTCCTGGTGCGCCGGAGGATGACCGCGCACGGCGTTCCGGAGGAGCGACGGGCGATGAACAGCTTGCACGAGCACACGGTGCAGCTGGTCCTGCTGGAGATCGAGTCGCTGCGGGACGCGACCCGGCGGGCGGCCGGCAGTTACTCGTCGATCGTCGCCGACCAGCAGAACCTGGTGATCAACAGGCTCACCATCGTCTCGATGATCTTCTTGCCGCTGTCGTTCCTGACCGGGTTCTTCGGCATGAACTTCACCTTCCTGACCAAGCGCCTCGACACCGAGGACTCCTTCCTCGCGCTCGGTCTGGGCCTGCAGGCGGTGTCCGTGGTCGCCGCGCTCTACTACGTGCTCTACCGCACGCACTGGCGGCAGCTGAAGGACAGCCGGCCCCACGACACCGCCGACGACCAGCTCTGA